In a single window of the Patagioenas fasciata isolate bPatFas1 chromosome 22, bPatFas1.hap1, whole genome shotgun sequence genome:
- the LOC136111599 gene encoding feather keratin Cos1-2: MSCCNPCLPCQPCGPTPLANSCNEPCCRQCQSSTVVIEPSPVVVTLPGPILSSFPQNTVVGSSTSAAVGSILSCEGVPINSGGFDLSCITSRYCGSRCRPC; encoded by the coding sequence ATGTCCTGTTGCAACCCAtgtctgccctgccagccctgtggcccaaccccgctggccaacagctgcaatgagccctgttgcaggcagtgccagagctccaccgttgtcattgagccctcccccgtggtggtgaccctgcctggccccatcctcagctccttccctcagaacactgttgtgggctcctccacctctgctgccgttggcagcatcctcagctgtgagggagtgcccatcaactctgggggctttgacctctcctgcattaccagccgctactgtggcagcagatgtcgcccctgctaa
- the LOC139825480 gene encoding feather keratin Cos2-2-like, which translates to MCFTFIMSLLENYCFHKGCLSLSLRQCRTPINDRPTPCFLIYFSSFILLGSQVSLCPRDMSCCNPCVPCQPCGPTPLANSCNEPCCRQCQSSTIVIEPSSVVVTLPGPILSSFPQNTVVGSSTSAAVGSILSCEGVPINSGGFDLSCITSRYCGSRCRPC; encoded by the exons ATGTGTTTTACATTCATCATGAGCTTGTTAGAAAATTATTGTTTCCACAAAGGGTGCCTGAGCCTGAGCCTGAGGCAGTGCAGGACTCCTATAAATGACCGCCCAACTCCCTGCTTTCTCATCTACTTCTCTTCCTTCATTCTCCTTGGGAGTCAG GTGAGCCTCTGTCCCAGAGACATGTCTTGCTGCAACCCAtgcgtgccctgccagccctgtggtccgaccccgctggccaacagctgcaatgagccctgttgcaggcagtgccagagctccaccattgtcattgagccctcctccgtggtggtgaccctgcctggccccatccttagctccttccctcagaacaccgttgtgggctcctccacctctgctgctgttggcagcatcctcagctgtgagggagtgcccatcaactctgggggctttgacctctcctgcattaccagccgctactgtggCAGCAGATGCCGACCCTGCTAA